Proteins from one Paenibacillus amylolyticus genomic window:
- a CDS encoding glycosyltransferase, translating into MKVTVAICTYNRAHDAVEAIRSAIQQNYASSDYEIILIDNNSKDNTRDIVLQTILQHENHSIRYVLEEKQGLSVARNRAIHEARGEYILFLDDDAFACRDWIRQIVNVFEMNENIGCVGGKIDPIWEVPEPMWIPPENRSLFTILDFAEEVTEMKSPYIPFGANVAFRLSVFDQLAPFREDLGRVGNNLLSSEESELIARIRTKFKVYYTPYGAVQHKVAKERTTKNWFLRRIYWQGVSDAIRDQDRGVVRTAKHGIKLAQGITTALIYIYNADRFTRQLAKVCYRNGMIVGSLRQNSKG; encoded by the coding sequence ATGAAGGTAACCGTGGCGATCTGTACGTATAACCGTGCACATGATGCGGTCGAGGCGATACGAAGCGCAATACAACAGAATTACGCAAGCAGCGACTATGAGATCATACTCATTGATAACAATTCGAAGGACAACACACGGGACATCGTGCTGCAAACCATCTTGCAGCATGAGAACCATTCGATTAGGTATGTGTTGGAAGAAAAGCAAGGCTTGTCTGTAGCCCGTAACCGGGCCATTCACGAGGCGCGCGGCGAGTATATCCTGTTTCTTGACGATGATGCCTTTGCTTGCAGGGACTGGATTCGCCAGATCGTTAACGTATTTGAGATGAATGAAAATATCGGGTGTGTCGGTGGCAAGATTGATCCGATCTGGGAAGTACCGGAACCGATGTGGATTCCACCCGAGAACAGGTCACTGTTCACCATTCTGGATTTTGCAGAAGAAGTCACTGAAATGAAAAGTCCCTATATTCCATTTGGTGCGAATGTGGCTTTTCGTTTGTCCGTCTTTGATCAATTGGCCCCCTTCCGTGAAGACCTTGGAAGAGTGGGGAACAATCTTCTCTCCAGTGAAGAGAGTGAGTTAATTGCAAGAATCCGGACAAAGTTCAAGGTATATTACACGCCGTATGGTGCGGTACAACATAAAGTAGCCAAAGAGCGAACGACGAAGAACTGGTTTCTGCGCCGAATCTATTGGCAGGGTGTGAGTGATGCCATTCGTGATCAGGATCGTGGTGTTGTGCGTACAGCCAAACATGGCATTAAGCTGGCGCAAGGGATCACTACGGCACTGATCTACATCTATAATGCAGATCGGTTCACACGTCAGCTTGCCAAAGTATGTTACCGAAACGGCATGATCGTCGGGTCGCTTCGTCAAAACAGTAAGGGATGA
- a CDS encoding glycosyltransferase — translation MENPTVYMLPKMIENNKFNELLSDSIENKGWEVKQFTKKDLLKLRKNDVLHFHWPSFYYRGSSVLSTVIKSILYVLMIGFARMRGAKLFWTVHNIWPHNSGKTRFDYWMRKILVRNCSKLIVMGKPLISEICSTFGIDSSRIEVIPHGHYKGVYQGKGVNIRSRFGIPEDSYVYAFFGQVSPYKGVDDLLEAFKELKSDQAHLLIAGKKVKDYDLGEEFLESGHIHTHFHFIEDDEYSDYFDAVDSIILPYKQIATSGSAILALTFSKPVVAPRIGLLEEYLPEDCAVLYEPSDRMGC, via the coding sequence ATGGAGAATCCGACGGTGTATATGCTGCCCAAGATGATTGAGAACAATAAATTCAATGAGCTGTTATCCGATTCCATTGAGAATAAGGGATGGGAAGTAAAACAGTTTACCAAAAAAGATCTGCTCAAACTGAGAAAAAATGATGTGCTGCATTTTCATTGGCCCAGCTTTTATTACAGAGGGTCGTCGGTGCTGTCAACCGTAATCAAATCCATTCTATATGTGTTGATGATTGGTTTTGCACGCATGCGGGGAGCCAAATTATTCTGGACGGTGCACAACATCTGGCCTCATAACAGCGGTAAAACGCGCTTCGATTACTGGATGAGAAAAATACTGGTCCGAAATTGCTCTAAGCTGATTGTTATGGGCAAACCCCTGATCTCTGAGATCTGTTCGACCTTTGGGATTGATTCCAGCCGGATCGAGGTAATTCCGCATGGGCATTACAAGGGCGTGTATCAGGGAAAAGGCGTGAATATCCGCTCCCGGTTTGGCATCCCGGAGGATAGTTATGTGTATGCATTCTTCGGTCAGGTGTCGCCGTACAAGGGCGTGGATGATTTGCTGGAGGCATTCAAGGAGCTGAAATCGGATCAGGCCCATCTGTTGATTGCCGGTAAAAAAGTGAAGGACTACGATCTCGGTGAAGAATTCCTCGAGAGCGGACATATTCATACCCATTTTCATTTTATTGAAGATGATGAATATTCGGACTATTTTGATGCGGTCGATTCGATCATTCTTCCATACAAGCAAATCGCAACTTCTGGTAGTGCAATTCTGGCATTGACCTTCAGCAAACCTGTGGTGGCACCACGAATTGGCTTGTTGGAGGAATACCTGCCCGAAGATTGTGCGGTACTCTATGAACCTTCGGACCGGATGGGTTGCTGA
- a CDS encoding glycosyltransferase — translation MNPLVSCIITTHNRADLLKNALRSVREQTHPYLEIFIVDDGSEDQTPEICQAWTREDSRIRYIRVPYPKGANHARNVGISHANGKYIAFLDDDDEWMADKIKIQAEVLERTQESFTFCSKYLAYTNEQHQVVKRKLSVEPRDVVRYEDLLTFNWIGETSKIMVLTSLAREVRFDENLTSAQDYDFYLRILKRGYIAVNVKEPLVDINIHSGPRISTSTTAKYKGQRKIILKYYNDMSKEQKRRQLHHYRMLEWSRNTLRNNVYLKKALSLYPWWKDWVLLKRNTKIMMQGFLMRFHARRAVGTYTEEPVRMKLK, via the coding sequence ATGAACCCCTTGGTATCTTGCATCATTACGACCCATAACCGGGCCGATTTATTGAAAAATGCGTTGAGAAGTGTACGGGAGCAAACACATCCGTACCTGGAGATTTTCATTGTGGATGACGGTTCAGAAGATCAGACGCCAGAAATCTGTCAGGCCTGGACACGGGAAGATTCGCGGATTAGGTACATCCGGGTTCCGTATCCGAAAGGAGCCAATCATGCAAGGAATGTGGGGATATCCCATGCCAATGGCAAGTACATTGCATTCCTGGATGATGACGATGAATGGATGGCCGACAAAATCAAAATCCAGGCAGAAGTGCTGGAGCGTACACAGGAATCATTCACTTTTTGCAGCAAGTATCTCGCATATACGAATGAGCAGCATCAGGTGGTCAAACGGAAATTGTCGGTGGAGCCTCGTGATGTTGTGCGGTATGAGGACCTGCTTACATTCAACTGGATCGGGGAAACGTCCAAAATCATGGTACTCACTTCTCTTGCCCGTGAAGTTCGCTTCGATGAGAATCTGACATCCGCTCAGGATTATGACTTTTATCTGCGCATATTGAAACGAGGCTACATCGCCGTGAATGTGAAAGAACCGCTGGTGGATATCAACATCCATAGTGGACCGCGCATTTCAACCTCTACAACAGCCAAGTACAAAGGTCAACGCAAGATTATTTTAAAATACTACAATGATATGTCCAAGGAGCAGAAGCGCCGTCAATTACACCATTATCGAATGCTCGAATGGTCGAGAAATACACTTCGCAATAATGTTTATCTGAAAAAGGCATTGTCGCTGTATCCCTGGTGGAAAGATTGGGTGCTGCTCAAGCGTAATACCAAAATTATGATGCAAGGATTCCTAATGAGATTTCATGCAAGGCGCGCAGTTGGAACGTATACAGAGGAACCTGTGCGAATGAAACTAAAGTAA
- a CDS encoding glycosyltransferase family 4 protein, with product MKPKVLVVGSSLKDMGGIVSVIKNIEDSSISDMYAMQRVETYITGSVFSRLLIFIRGFIQFWMKLYTFKPDIVHIHMANNGSFYRKSLFLLTARNLFRKSVILHIHAASFDDFYNQFTLQRKYCHYILNQADKLIVLSQTWKEYFATIVPETAIEVLYNGVFVKEPFAREQQAAVNALFMGRLGERKGVYDLLQSIQQLKTLGVTANFNLAGDGEVEEVKALVQQYGIEDCVNVLGWINGEQKEKLMREADLLVLPSYHEGLPMAILEAMNCGLPIISTTVGGIPEVITSGHNGLLIEPGDVHGLTSALEYLIMDEEVRARMGSYNRAIISDKFDMNLLVGRLSGIYDALQVKVS from the coding sequence ATGAAACCAAAAGTATTGGTTGTTGGATCATCCTTGAAGGATATGGGCGGAATTGTGAGTGTCATCAAAAACATTGAGGATTCTTCCATCTCTGATATGTATGCCATGCAACGGGTGGAAACGTATATTACGGGCAGCGTGTTCTCACGGCTGCTTATTTTTATACGGGGATTCATTCAATTCTGGATGAAGCTGTACACGTTCAAGCCGGATATCGTGCATATTCATATGGCGAACAACGGGAGCTTTTATCGGAAATCTCTATTTCTGCTAACGGCACGAAATTTGTTTCGAAAGTCAGTCATTCTGCATATTCATGCGGCCAGCTTTGATGATTTCTACAATCAATTCACGCTGCAGCGCAAGTATTGTCACTACATTCTGAATCAGGCAGACAAGTTGATTGTCTTATCCCAGACGTGGAAAGAATACTTTGCTACAATTGTGCCGGAGACAGCCATTGAGGTGCTGTATAACGGAGTCTTTGTCAAAGAACCGTTTGCCAGAGAACAACAGGCAGCCGTGAATGCTCTTTTTATGGGCAGACTGGGTGAGCGAAAAGGAGTCTACGATCTGCTTCAATCCATTCAGCAATTGAAGACGCTGGGCGTTACAGCCAACTTCAATCTGGCCGGGGATGGCGAAGTCGAAGAAGTCAAAGCACTTGTACAGCAGTATGGAATTGAGGATTGTGTCAACGTACTCGGCTGGATTAACGGAGAGCAAAAGGAAAAGCTGATGCGGGAAGCGGATCTATTGGTCCTGCCTTCTTATCATGAGGGATTACCTATGGCCATACTTGAAGCAATGAATTGTGGCTTGCCCATTATATCGACCACCGTCGGAGGCATCCCCGAAGTGATTACATCCGGTCATAATGGGCTGTTAATCGAGCCGGGAGATGTGCACGGGTTAACATCAGCACTGGAATATCTCATCATGGATGAAGAGGTTAGAGCAAGAATGGGTTCATATAACAGAGCGATTATATCGGATAAATTCGATATGAATCTTCTTGTGGGCAGATTATCAGGAATATATGATGCACTTCAAGTGAAGGTATCCTAG
- the pssE gene encoding PssE/Cps14G family polysaccharide biosynthesis glycosyltransferase has product MIFAIVGTQRFPFNRMFELIDEAIDAGIIKEEVVAQSGYTEYQPRNFTAIPFLTQEEMNNYVERSRCIISHAGVGSITNCLERGKQVIVIPRRKEWGEHVDDHQLEISKVFQDNGYVAVAESQAELQKLVPSIEELTFQPYVRKQSDLISSIKNYVNSL; this is encoded by the coding sequence TTGATATTTGCTATCGTTGGAACCCAGCGTTTTCCCTTCAATCGAATGTTTGAGCTGATTGATGAGGCAATTGACGCGGGCATTATTAAAGAAGAGGTTGTCGCCCAATCCGGATACACCGAGTATCAGCCCCGAAATTTCACTGCGATCCCTTTCCTGACCCAGGAAGAGATGAATAACTATGTGGAGCGCAGCAGATGTATTATTTCTCATGCGGGTGTTGGCTCCATTACCAATTGTCTTGAACGTGGCAAGCAGGTTATCGTCATTCCACGCCGGAAAGAATGGGGCGAGCATGTGGATGACCATCAGCTTGAGATTTCCAAAGTTTTTCAGGACAACGGTTATGTGGCTGTTGCGGAGAGTCAGGCTGAATTGCAAAAGCTGGTTCCTTCCATAGAGGAGCTAACGTTCCAGCCTTATGTGAGAAAACAGTCTGATCTGATCTCCTCCATTAAAAATTACGTGAATAGTCTGTAA
- the pssD gene encoding PssD/Cps14F family polysaccharide biosynthesis glycosyltransferase, with amino-acid sequence MKVCLISSTGGHFDELTKVIPAVEEHDYFLITEKNKSRKVDSSQGKVYFLMQQERKNAMFLLIFMANIIKSFFLYLRERPKVIITTGAGATYPFCLIGKIFGAKLIYIESYAKIYSSSATGRLMYKISDEFFIQWETLQDSYPNAKYRGALF; translated from the coding sequence ATGAATTGACCAAGGTTATTCCAGCGGTTGAAGAACATGATTATTTCCTGATTACCGAGAAGAACAAAAGCAGAAAAGTGGATTCATCTCAGGGCAAGGTATACTTCTTAATGCAGCAAGAGCGTAAGAATGCGATGTTTTTGCTGATTTTTATGGCTAACATTATCAAATCATTCTTTTTATATCTGCGTGAGCGTCCAAAGGTAATCATTACAACAGGGGCAGGGGCCACATATCCATTTTGCCTCATCGGTAAAATCTTCGGTGCCAAGCTGATTTATATCGAAAGTTATGCCAAAATCTATTCCTCCAGCGCAACCGGGAGATTGATGTACAAAATCTCGGATGAGTTCTTCATTCAATGGGAAACGTTGCAGGATAGCTATCCCAATGCGAAGTACAGGGGGGCTTTATTTTGA